A DNA window from Coffea arabica cultivar ET-39 chromosome 6c, Coffea Arabica ET-39 HiFi, whole genome shotgun sequence contains the following coding sequences:
- the LOC113691778 gene encoding uncharacterized protein, with amino-acid sequence MAEQQEQEDYMGDLSQFLPPPEATHLPLKSSSKSVSNARAVVSSSLNKKSKNLNWQERKKLKREQKQIEEDQQTMANVEKAIPQSNIGFKMLKQMGYNPGSALGKKCSGRAEPVRLEIRRGRAGIGKEDPKVEQMRREKEKVERERIKEEELMVDFGHRQKERWKGRRIIVNFRKAEAALAQLENREVEEVKKKEDESGEKEEEEEEEITEEDLLAILMKLRDEHYYCLFCGCQYESKETLLSCCPGVDEDDH; translated from the exons ATGGCGGAGCAACAAGAACAAGAAGATTACATGGGAGACCTCTCTCAGTTTTTACCTCCACCAGAAGCCACCCATCTTCCTCTCAAATCTTCCTCTAAATCG GTTTCTAATGCCAGAGCAGTAGTTTCGAGCTCATTGAATAAGAAATCTAAGAATTTAAATtggcaagaaaggaaaaaactcAAGAGAGAGCAGAAGCAAATTGAAGAAGACCAACAAACAATGGCTAACGTAGAAAAAGCAATTCCACAATCCAACATTGGGTTTAAAATGTTGAAACAAATGGGATACAATCCTGGTTCGGCTTTAGGCAAGAAATGTTCTGGTCGGGCTGAGCCTGTCAGGCTGGAGATTAGGAGGGGTAGAGCAGGGATCGGGAAAGAGGATCCCAAGGTAGAGCAGATGAGGAGGGAGAAAGAGAAGGTTGAGAGGGAAAGGATCAAAGAAGAGGAGTTGATGGTGGATTTCGGGCATCGACAAAAGGAGCGTTGGAAGGGAAGAAGAATCATTGTGAATTTTCGGAAGGCGGAAGCGGCTTTGGCCCAGTTGGAGAATagagaagttgaagaggttaagaagaaggaagatgagagtggagagaaggaagaagaggaggaagaagaaataaCGGAGGAG GATCTACTTGCTATATTGATGAAACTGAGAGATGAGCATTACTATTGTCTGTTCTGTGGCTGTCAG TATGAGTCAAAGGAGACGCTCTTGTCCTGTTGCCCTGGTGTGGACGAAGATGACCACTAG
- the LOC113693654 gene encoding squamosa promoter-binding-like protein 17: MELASGSSSSSPSSSDSLNGLKFGKKIYFEAAVAGTADGAGGGQARQGSKPGGGVDSESKASESGRPPPAPAKKGRSGVAPGGGQPPRCQVEGCKLDLSDAKPYYSRHKVCGAHSKSPTVIVAGLQQRFCQQCSRFHQLPEFDQGKRSCRRRLAGHNERRRKPPPGSLLSSRYGSLSSSFFESSSRSGGFLMDFSAYPALSGRDSWPNGRVSVRATGNQPTGTGKFLQHPWQGNPENPPSELLLHSSAGRTTYVGPAISSGGCLAGVSDSSRALSLLSTHSWGSGNQSSSLGANGLANVNGMPCGVIQASGSHGEAIDHFSSPMWGFKGGENNSGSNEIPPELGLGQLSQPASSQYSGDLDASSQNGREYLGLEHSRGYNSSIQHMHWSL; the protein is encoded by the exons ATGGAACTGGCTTCAGGCTCTTCTTCATCATCCCCAAGCTCATCTGATTCCCTTAATGGGTTGAAGTTTGGGAAGAAAATTTACTTTGAGGCTGCTGTTGCTGGAACTGCTGATGGAGCTGGAGGAGGGCAGGCCCGGCAGGGCAGTAAGCCTGGTGGCGGTGTTGATTCTGAGTCCAAGGCATCTGAGTCTGGGAGGCCTCCCCCTGCTCCGGCTAAGAAAGGGAGAAGCGGGGTGGCCCCAGGTGGAGGCCAGCCCCCTAGGTGTCAGGTTGAAGGATGTAAATTAGATCTGAGTGATGCTAAACCTTACTATTCAAGGCATAAAGTTTGTGGTGCTCATTCCAAGTCTCCTACTGTCATTGTTGCTGGCCTCCAGCAGAGGTTTTGCCAGCAGTGTAGCAG gttccatcAATTGCCTGAATTTGACCAAGGAAAGCGAAGTTGCCGCAGGCGCCTGGCTGGCCATAATGAGCGCAGGAGGAAGCCACCTCCTGGATCGTTGTTGTCAAGTCGCTACGGAAGTTTGTCTTCATCTTTCTTTG AATCCAGTAGCAGATCTGGAGGGTTTCTGATGGACTTCTCTGCATACCCAGCTCTGAGTGGGAGGGATTCATGGCCAAATGGAAGAGTGTCTGTCCGAGCAACGGGCAATCAACCTACTGGCactggaaaatttcttcaacatCCATGGCAGGGCAACCCTGAAAATCCTCCATCTGAGCTTCTACTGCACAGTTCAGCAGGTAGGACCACCTATGTGGGTCCTGCTATTTCTTCAGGAGGATGTCTGGCTGGAGTCTCAGACTCCAGTCGTGCTCTCTCTCTTCTGTCAACTCACTCCTGGGGCTCAGGAAACCAATCTTCGAGTCTTGGGGCTAATGGCTTAGCTAATGTGAATGGGATGCCCTGTGGAGTGATTCAAGCATCTGGTTCCCATGGTGAGGCCATCGATCACTTCTCAAGCCCAATGTGGGGGTTCAAGGGTGGTGAAAATAATAGTGGATCGAATGAGATTCCGCCTGAGCTGGGATTAGGTCAACTTTCACAGCCTGCCAGTAGTCAGTATTCTGGGGATCTTGATGCATCTTCGCAGAATGGACGAGAATACCTGGGACTCGAACACTCTCGGGGTTATAATTCATCCATTCAGCACATGCACTGGTCACTTTGA